A single Arcanobacterium canis DNA region contains:
- a CDS encoding UvrD-helicase domain-containing protein, with amino-acid sequence MIHNFVHACAGAGKTELIIQRCANTANQKRRLVITLTNSGQEELVSRLSVACSQSQMPDVMGWYAFMIRHYVRPYLPVLFPDVRPTGFIFDRATHPKDHFKLGGIRRYFSSNGSIYKETLPELAVKVAEAMQGAVEKRLGRIYDEIIVDEVQDISRKSLDIIERLISQATPHLILVGDVRQSLLDSDQTSSKNRNADRLGLINWYRKHESAGRLEIKELCETWRSNQRISDFSDRIFPPELGFAPTNSQNQKVTGHDGVFLVHEQHLATYLENYHPMPLRSSKASGKHLTNLEFKNIGTVKGLTYERVIIFPTKPMIDLITKGTPLAGMSACSFCVAVTRARASVAIIVNDKTLTRRLRENPFIPISVWAPDSSEQRLF; translated from the coding sequence GTGATACATAACTTCGTTCACGCATGCGCTGGGGCAGGAAAGACAGAGCTCATCATCCAAAGATGCGCTAACACGGCGAATCAAAAGAGACGGCTGGTCATCACCCTCACCAACTCGGGGCAAGAAGAACTCGTTTCGCGTCTTTCCGTCGCGTGCAGCCAGTCTCAAATGCCAGACGTCATGGGTTGGTACGCATTCATGATTAGACACTACGTCCGACCATATCTCCCCGTACTATTCCCAGATGTACGCCCTACAGGATTCATTTTCGACCGTGCTACGCACCCCAAAGACCACTTCAAACTAGGAGGGATTCGGCGCTATTTCTCCTCGAATGGGTCGATATACAAAGAAACACTGCCCGAGCTTGCAGTCAAGGTCGCCGAAGCTATGCAAGGGGCAGTTGAAAAACGGCTAGGCCGCATTTACGACGAAATAATCGTCGACGAAGTCCAAGACATCAGCCGAAAAAGCCTCGACATCATCGAGCGGCTCATAAGCCAAGCGACACCGCATCTGATCTTGGTCGGTGATGTCAGACAATCCCTGCTCGATAGTGATCAAACGTCATCGAAAAACCGAAACGCCGATCGCCTAGGACTCATCAACTGGTACCGGAAGCACGAATCGGCGGGTCGCCTTGAAATCAAGGAGCTATGTGAAACCTGGCGCTCCAACCAGAGAATTTCTGACTTCTCAGACCGTATTTTCCCCCCTGAACTGGGGTTCGCGCCAACGAACTCCCAAAACCAGAAGGTAACTGGACACGACGGTGTCTTTCTCGTGCACGAACAACACCTCGCAACCTATCTCGAAAATTATCATCCGATGCCTCTGCGCAGCAGTAAAGCTTCCGGCAAGCATCTAACTAATCTGGAATTCAAAAACATCGGAACCGTCAAGGGACTCACCTACGAACGAGTGATTATTTTCCCAACCAAACCTATGATCGATTTGATAACAAAGGGCACGCCTTTGGCGGGAATGAGCGCCTGTAGCTTCTGTGTTGCGGTGACGAGGGCAAGAGCGTCAGTCGCCATAATCGTCAACGACAAAACTCTGACGAGAAGGCTACGAGAAAACCCATTCATTCCAATTAGCGTGTGGGCTCCAGACTCTTCCGAGCAGCGACTATTCTAA
- a CDS encoding ATP-dependent nuclease has translation MITKVHIRGYRKFKELTLNPHHEMNIIVGANEAGKSTLLEAITMALTGKFEGVAASEALNPYWFNMELVDAFFNALSNTKFGDSLPAIPEFRIDIHLEAPDGDSQKMRGIHNMLKEDSVGLSVHAYPDPDYSEEIEQYFREENCPHILPVEYYRLDWRDFADQIVYRRPKELGVAVIDTRTIRSDRGMDYYTRQIVEERLDPKVRNHVSVEHRKMRASLGDDLLTVLDGALGTDFSAFRQLKLGIQVDQSRSSSWANTLVPAIGKVPFSQSGKGTQAIAKTVLAMGRSSESSAYLLVEEPENHLSHTSLRELLSYISAAREGRQVLVTTHSSYVLNRLGLDQLVLLHEGNAHAFQDLSDGTSEYFKKLSGFDTLRLVLAKKVVLVEGPSDEIVFNRFFRDKYGAEPLDYGVDVISIGGVSFRRGFELASVLNRQLVALRDNDDKTPEHWQDKVKDFTKPNERELFVGQPDLGRTLEHQIKSANSEDTLRTVLELDNNTDLLDWMSTHKTATALKIATSPEKLNPPKYITDAINSLQSVVIRTSELS, from the coding sequence GTGATCACGAAAGTTCATATTCGCGGCTACCGAAAGTTCAAAGAGCTAACTCTCAATCCCCACCACGAAATGAACATCATTGTGGGCGCAAATGAAGCGGGTAAGTCCACTCTCCTTGAAGCGATTACGATGGCCCTCACTGGCAAGTTCGAAGGCGTGGCAGCAAGCGAGGCGCTCAACCCCTACTGGTTCAACATGGAACTCGTCGATGCTTTCTTCAACGCACTCTCGAATACGAAGTTTGGAGATTCACTTCCTGCGATTCCAGAGTTCCGTATCGATATACATCTTGAAGCTCCAGACGGAGATTCTCAGAAGATGCGGGGCATTCACAACATGCTCAAGGAAGATAGCGTCGGTCTTTCCGTTCACGCATATCCCGACCCTGATTATTCGGAAGAGATCGAGCAGTATTTTCGAGAAGAGAATTGTCCCCATATTCTCCCAGTTGAGTACTACCGCCTCGATTGGCGAGATTTTGCCGACCAAATTGTCTATCGACGTCCCAAGGAACTGGGGGTTGCTGTTATCGACACGCGCACAATTCGCTCAGATCGGGGCATGGACTACTACACCCGTCAGATTGTCGAAGAACGACTCGATCCTAAAGTACGCAACCACGTCTCAGTTGAGCACCGTAAGATGAGGGCGTCTCTGGGTGATGATTTGTTAACAGTGCTTGACGGAGCGTTGGGCACGGACTTTTCCGCGTTTCGCCAGTTGAAGCTTGGTATTCAAGTTGACCAGTCGCGCTCATCATCATGGGCAAACACTCTGGTGCCAGCGATAGGCAAGGTTCCATTTTCTCAATCCGGAAAAGGAACGCAGGCGATAGCCAAAACGGTTCTTGCAATGGGAAGGTCGTCTGAGTCTTCCGCCTATCTGCTAGTTGAAGAACCGGAGAACCACCTCAGCCATACAAGCTTGCGTGAGCTACTATCTTACATTTCAGCAGCACGTGAGGGCCGACAGGTACTCGTCACCACACACAGCTCCTACGTCCTCAACCGCCTTGGCCTAGACCAGCTTGTTCTCCTACACGAGGGCAATGCGCACGCCTTCCAAGACCTGAGCGATGGCACATCAGAGTACTTCAAGAAACTTTCTGGATTCGACACATTACGACTCGTCCTAGCGAAAAAGGTTGTACTGGTTGAAGGGCCGTCAGACGAAATCGTTTTCAACAGATTCTTTCGCGATAAGTACGGAGCTGAGCCCCTCGACTATGGAGTGGACGTCATATCAATCGGCGGGGTCTCCTTCCGTCGAGGATTCGAACTAGCTTCAGTGCTGAACCGACAACTTGTGGCGCTACGTGACAACGATGACAAGACCCCCGAACACTGGCAGGACAAGGTTAAGGACTTCACGAAACCCAACGAACGCGAGCTGTTTGTTGGCCAACCCGATTTGGGTAGGACGCTCGAGCACCAGATTAAGTCGGCAAATAGTGAAGATACTCTTCGAACAGTTCTGGAGCTAGACAACAACACGGACCTTTTGGATTGGATGTCGACGCACAAGACGGCTACGGCACTCAAAATTGCGACCTCGCCGGAAAAGCTGAATCCTCCAAAATACATCACAGATGCAATCAACTCGCTTCAAAGCGTCGTGATCAGGACAAGCGAATTATCGTGA
- a CDS encoding type III restriction-modification system endonuclease has protein sequence MQIRLQTLDHQQRALNAATAVFADVDLSFASPSEANPVFDVSDPQITHNIAQLQAGAVDGVAAVPKAWRTRADDGVLGVDIKMETGTGKTLVYTQLMFELNRLYGFHKFIILVPSTPIKEGTRAFIKSDYARQYFDDTYGGRFKLDLEVLDPQNRSKGRKMFPSAISNFVQASRLAKGRISALLMTDGMLQSKATMACVYDQSVLGMSSQPYEALAMTRPVVIIDEPHRFRRENKAYQVLLERIQPQAIFRFGATFPKLDKSGTTEYNNLVFNLGSVEAFNEQLVKGVAIQYPQDDGSESVRLKLTGMSRSKPKSATFNNLDTGKSITLRVGESLGDIFGDFAGVTVEGVGKTENALIKSGVTLSNGQILATGDILASRVYSETYQSLMMKQALDNHFESEWENFRRSTKVKTLTLFFIDSIESYRGEDGPGHLRARFHVLLTTKLSEQIDKHKNDTSTAGKEYVAYLKASLADVAATNGGYFSADNSSSDEAIQAEVDQILRDKQSLLSFTRPDGKPNTMRFIFSKWTLREGWDNPNVFQIVKLRSSGSEISKLQEVGRGLRLPVDVDGTRLAHEQFYLTYLIDYTEKSFANALIGEINSDVAMATPSVKELLPKVAAELGIVETDLFIRLLQAGFVDTDKNIIEGKESELLEAYPQFNVGKIKPDKVVTNKSKTKVGIRPGCYAELKNLWEAVNAKYYLRLEYLTEQEIAACIDGILDSGIYTAQTGRFTQEKIERDGDGELITKTSTKAVFSVNDTLTYGDWLKGAYLQTYLPLQAINAGLVRYHKKHPLPEGFFNKTTLARFVTQFHEWMQHEFINRFSYMRIDAPLGATALTEPDGRPLHDIVQGNIGIYRDASANVPDKFLYDAFIYDSPKEKDNIQDSAALDEVVVYGKIPRRSIRVPVYFGGTTSPDFMYVLKGADGKMSLNFVIETKDVNSQSDLRESEKLRFTAVKKFFESISDENINVQFAPQLKHDDIVTLIKQVVAQ, from the coding sequence ATGCAGATTAGGCTTCAAACTCTCGACCACCAACAGCGCGCGTTGAACGCGGCGACTGCGGTGTTCGCGGATGTTGATTTAAGTTTCGCGTCTCCTTCGGAAGCGAATCCAGTCTTTGACGTAAGCGACCCGCAGATCACGCATAATATTGCCCAGCTGCAGGCCGGGGCCGTTGATGGTGTGGCGGCCGTGCCGAAAGCGTGGCGTACCCGCGCTGATGACGGCGTGCTGGGTGTGGATATCAAGATGGAGACGGGCACGGGTAAAACCTTGGTGTACACGCAGTTGATGTTCGAGTTGAACCGGCTATACGGGTTCCACAAGTTCATCATTTTGGTGCCCTCGACTCCCATTAAAGAGGGCACCCGCGCATTCATAAAATCAGATTATGCCCGCCAGTATTTCGATGACACGTATGGTGGTCGTTTCAAGCTGGATCTTGAAGTGCTGGATCCGCAGAATCGGTCCAAGGGCCGCAAAATGTTCCCTTCGGCGATCTCGAACTTCGTGCAAGCCTCCCGGCTAGCGAAAGGCCGGATCAGCGCGTTGTTGATGACTGATGGCATGTTGCAGTCGAAAGCGACGATGGCTTGCGTGTATGACCAGTCGGTGCTGGGAATGTCGAGCCAACCCTATGAAGCACTGGCAATGACCCGCCCAGTTGTCATTATTGACGAGCCGCACAGGTTCCGGCGTGAGAACAAGGCATACCAAGTCCTCCTCGAGCGAATCCAGCCGCAAGCGATCTTCCGGTTCGGAGCGACGTTCCCGAAGCTCGACAAGTCCGGAACAACCGAATACAACAACCTCGTGTTCAACCTCGGATCGGTTGAAGCGTTCAACGAACAGCTCGTAAAGGGCGTAGCGATCCAATATCCGCAAGATGACGGCAGCGAATCTGTGCGTCTGAAGCTCACTGGAATGTCGCGCTCGAAACCCAAGAGCGCTACGTTCAACAACCTCGATACGGGCAAGTCCATCACGCTAAGGGTTGGTGAATCTCTGGGCGATATCTTTGGCGACTTCGCAGGAGTCACGGTCGAGGGCGTGGGCAAAACTGAGAACGCGCTAATCAAATCCGGTGTCACGTTGTCGAACGGGCAGATCCTCGCTACGGGCGATATTTTGGCTAGCCGCGTATATTCAGAGACTTATCAGAGCTTAATGATGAAGCAAGCACTAGATAATCACTTCGAATCTGAGTGGGAGAACTTCCGTCGTTCCACCAAAGTCAAAACACTCACCTTGTTCTTCATCGACTCGATCGAGTCCTACCGTGGCGAAGACGGGCCAGGGCATTTGCGTGCGCGTTTCCATGTACTCCTCACCACCAAACTGAGTGAGCAAATCGACAAGCACAAAAACGACACATCCACAGCTGGTAAAGAATACGTCGCCTACCTGAAGGCTTCGTTGGCGGACGTGGCGGCGACGAACGGTGGCTATTTTTCTGCGGATAATTCCTCCAGCGATGAAGCGATCCAAGCTGAAGTGGATCAGATTTTGCGGGACAAGCAATCATTACTGTCCTTCACGCGTCCAGATGGCAAGCCTAATACGATGCGGTTCATTTTCTCGAAATGGACGCTACGTGAAGGCTGGGACAACCCAAACGTCTTCCAGATCGTCAAGCTGCGCTCCTCGGGTTCAGAAATCTCCAAGCTGCAAGAAGTCGGGCGCGGTCTACGACTGCCTGTGGACGTGGACGGTACACGGCTCGCACACGAGCAGTTCTACCTCACGTATCTGATCGACTACACCGAGAAATCTTTCGCTAACGCGCTGATCGGCGAGATCAACTCCGACGTTGCCATGGCAACTCCGTCGGTGAAGGAACTCTTACCCAAGGTCGCAGCAGAGCTCGGAATTGTCGAAACAGACCTGTTTATTCGTTTGCTACAGGCAGGGTTTGTCGATACCGACAAAAACATCATTGAAGGTAAAGAATCTGAATTGCTCGAAGCTTATCCGCAGTTTAATGTGGGCAAGATCAAGCCCGACAAGGTCGTCACGAACAAGTCCAAAACCAAGGTAGGTATCCGCCCTGGATGCTACGCCGAGCTTAAAAACTTGTGGGAGGCGGTCAACGCTAAGTACTACCTGCGGCTCGAATACCTCACCGAACAAGAGATCGCGGCCTGTATCGACGGCATTTTGGACTCGGGAATCTACACCGCACAAACCGGACGGTTCACGCAAGAGAAGATCGAGCGTGACGGCGATGGTGAGCTGATTACCAAAACATCAACCAAGGCTGTGTTCTCCGTCAATGACACGCTCACCTACGGAGACTGGCTCAAAGGTGCCTACCTGCAAACCTATCTGCCACTCCAAGCAATCAATGCAGGGCTCGTGCGCTACCACAAGAAGCACCCACTCCCAGAGGGATTCTTCAACAAGACCACGCTGGCTAGGTTCGTCACCCAGTTCCACGAGTGGATGCAACACGAGTTCATCAACCGCTTCTCCTACATGCGCATTGATGCACCATTGGGAGCCACGGCACTGACCGAACCAGACGGGCGACCACTGCATGACATCGTGCAAGGCAATATCGGTATCTACCGTGATGCCAGCGCGAATGTGCCAGATAAATTCCTCTACGACGCGTTCATCTACGATTCACCGAAAGAAAAGGACAACATCCAAGACTCCGCTGCGCTCGACGAAGTCGTTGTCTACGGCAAAATTCCTAGGCGATCGATCCGTGTGCCTGTCTATTTCGGTGGCACCACAAGCCCGGACTTCATGTACGTGCTCAAGGGTGCAGACGGCAAAATGTCGCTGAACTTCGTCATCGAAACTAAGGACGTCAACTCCCAATCCGACCTACGCGAGTCAGAGAAGCTACGGTTCACAGCAGTCAAGAAGTTCTTCGAATCCATCAGCGATGAGAACATCAACGTCCAGTTCGCGCCCCAGCTCAAGCACGACGACATCGTCACGCTCATCAAACAGGTGGTGGCACAGTGA
- a CDS encoding site-specific DNA-methyltransferase, with product MIRDAHEHNETVAPNEFEIERLRAALPEYFDKDGAFILDRLQESLKEGDVSITKEGYELKFLGKSYAKYLTSTETETVVVPDLVHNSQPDNQSSENLYIVGDNLDALKHLLGSYAGKVKCIYIDPPYNTGSDGFVYNDDFGFTPAQLVDKIGLSEDEAQRVLDLQGKSSHSAWLTFMYPRLQLAKELLADDGVIFISIDDNEQTNLKLLCDEVFGEQNFISNMIWKSKSGGANDSGQIAIDHEYVISYARNLPSVALLPDPLTQASTQYNRSDDNGRYSLERLDKQNLQYSASMDYDLVAPDGTVYSLEHKDPSSPNAIWRWSQETVRERMDELVFENGHVYTKNYEKDGGKSRSLLIDERFGRSRTGTTDMTQLFEGRAFFKNPKPVKLLQHLLRISVPDDSIVLDFFSGSGSTAHAALDISAETGKRVRYFMIQLNEQVDSASNRYSKAAYSAGYRTIDEIGRERVKRAAAKIKAETGADIDYGFRLYRLEEPSGQVLDQLERFNPEASDALFAEDYVSKFDLDGTPGHETVLATWLVKDGYGLTTSAKKVKLANYSIDVCGDSGYVIDAGLTSDDAVALVRLLETGELDLSRVVVFGYSVEFSVMHELKKNLAVLKSGKTVDVIERF from the coding sequence ATGATCCGTGATGCCCACGAACACAACGAAACCGTCGCCCCCAACGAATTTGAAATCGAACGACTCCGCGCAGCTTTGCCTGAATATTTCGACAAAGACGGGGCGTTCATACTTGACCGGCTCCAAGAAAGTCTCAAGGAAGGTGACGTCAGCATTACCAAGGAAGGCTACGAGCTGAAATTTCTCGGCAAATCATATGCCAAGTACCTGACCTCCACAGAAACCGAAACCGTTGTCGTTCCCGACCTCGTACACAACAGCCAACCAGATAACCAGAGCTCAGAGAACCTCTACATTGTGGGTGATAACCTTGATGCACTTAAGCATCTCCTTGGTTCTTATGCGGGGAAAGTAAAGTGTATTTATATTGATCCGCCCTACAACACGGGCTCTGACGGGTTCGTCTATAACGACGACTTCGGCTTCACGCCCGCGCAACTCGTCGACAAGATCGGGCTCAGCGAAGATGAAGCGCAGCGAGTTCTCGACCTCCAAGGCAAGTCCTCACACTCGGCGTGGCTCACTTTCATGTACCCCAGACTCCAACTCGCGAAAGAACTACTCGCAGACGACGGTGTTATTTTCATCAGCATCGATGACAACGAGCAGACAAACCTCAAGCTGCTCTGCGACGAAGTATTTGGTGAACAGAATTTCATCAGCAATATGATTTGGAAAAGCAAATCCGGTGGAGCCAACGATTCAGGGCAAATCGCGATTGATCATGAGTATGTCATTTCTTATGCGCGAAACCTTCCGAGTGTTGCCCTGTTGCCTGACCCACTCACTCAAGCCTCAACGCAATACAATCGGAGTGATGATAACGGTCGCTACTCGCTCGAACGCCTCGACAAACAAAATCTTCAGTACTCAGCTTCAATGGATTACGACTTAGTCGCCCCCGACGGCACAGTCTATTCGCTTGAACACAAGGATCCATCGAGTCCAAACGCAATATGGAGATGGTCTCAAGAGACAGTTCGCGAACGCATGGATGAGCTGGTATTCGAAAATGGTCATGTCTATACAAAAAATTATGAAAAGGATGGGGGTAAGTCACGTTCCCTTCTGATCGATGAACGCTTTGGTCGTTCACGCACCGGTACGACTGACATGACGCAATTATTCGAGGGGCGTGCTTTCTTCAAAAATCCAAAGCCTGTAAAATTGCTTCAGCATCTACTTCGGATTAGCGTGCCTGACGACTCGATTGTGCTCGATTTTTTTTCTGGCTCAGGCTCTACGGCTCACGCAGCATTGGATATCTCTGCAGAAACCGGAAAACGTGTTCGATATTTCATGATTCAGCTCAATGAACAAGTCGACTCTGCATCCAATCGATATTCAAAAGCCGCATATTCTGCTGGTTATCGCACGATTGACGAGATTGGCCGTGAACGCGTTAAGCGTGCGGCAGCCAAAATCAAGGCCGAGACGGGTGCGGACATTGATTACGGGTTCCGGCTTTACCGTTTGGAGGAGCCGTCGGGGCAGGTGTTGGATCAGCTTGAGCGTTTCAACCCAGAAGCCTCGGATGCGTTGTTTGCCGAGGATTATGTGTCGAAGTTCGATCTGGATGGGACACCTGGCCATGAGACCGTGCTCGCGACGTGGCTGGTGAAGGACGGCTACGGCTTAACCACCTCCGCTAAGAAAGTGAAGCTGGCCAACTACTCCATCGATGTGTGCGGCGATTCTGGCTACGTCATTGATGCTGGGTTGACGAGCGATGATGCGGTGGCTCTTGTCCGTCTACTGGAGACTGGCGAGCTGGACTTGTCTCGGGTTGTGGTATTCGGCTATTCGGTTGAGTTCTCGGTGATGCACGAGTTGAAGAAGAATTTGGCTGTGTTGAAGTCGGGCAAGACCGTTGACGTGATCGAGAGGTTCTAA
- a CDS encoding helix-turn-helix domain-containing protein, giving the protein MPNSPTFSYKPLWKLLIDRDMTKTQLQELAGLSPATIAKLGRGANVTTDVLARICKALNCDIADICEVVPNEQEIAQ; this is encoded by the coding sequence ATGCCCAATAGCCCTACCTTCAGCTACAAACCCCTGTGGAAGCTCCTCATTGACCGTGACATGACCAAAACCCAGCTCCAAGAACTCGCAGGGCTCAGCCCAGCAACCATCGCCAAGCTCGGACGAGGAGCAAACGTCACCACCGACGTCCTCGCCCGCATCTGCAAAGCACTCAACTGCGACATCGCCGATATTTGCGAGGTCGTCCCGAACGAACAGGAGATCGCACAATGA
- a CDS encoding ABC-three component system middle component 2 gives MRLSALDTSFEAELRALIFLFLLDEPTDVDYLACLDTLTVNAHTFGLGETNVNGTHRLASGELNARTYLMTQALQRMTIQGLVHYTHDNGHGRFDISDEGTSLVNQLNTPYATDFFNAALETIERVGDKDTNALTSIILSAATPGESR, from the coding sequence ATGAGACTTTCAGCCCTCGATACCAGCTTTGAAGCCGAGCTGCGCGCCCTGATCTTCTTGTTCCTTCTCGACGAACCAACCGACGTGGACTACTTGGCATGCCTTGACACACTCACCGTCAACGCACACACCTTCGGGCTAGGCGAAACAAACGTGAACGGCACCCACCGGCTCGCCTCTGGCGAACTTAATGCCCGCACCTACCTCATGACCCAAGCCTTGCAGCGCATGACCATCCAAGGGCTCGTCCACTACACCCACGACAACGGGCATGGACGCTTCGACATCAGTGACGAAGGAACCTCACTGGTTAACCAGCTCAACACCCCATACGCAACAGACTTCTTCAACGCCGCACTAGAAACCATTGAGCGCGTCGGCGACAAAGACACCAACGCGCTCACATCGATCATTCTCAGCGCAGCCACCCCAGGAGAGTCCCGATGA
- a CDS encoding ABC-three component system protein — MGEKNNFTQLIDALRPMMKGTRKLGEFTAFVIDLGLVPAPDRGDERTAINLRTVSTWKGYANGSYPMKPDFAGELAGRWDEEEFSSNLLQWYQEPVLNELADRLSRIDPRISKGNVGRGLGVLIREVFVSIRDAAPSPLEVSLDLPAPAPQSGAPYIDEKTNRLRLGDQSVGLPLKKNVPEHIQPKELIYVAALLHAYCEGLTTSNPEPVIDDIPPRWSAHFQDQRKAFYSAEWVREVSWSCVHEGKAMFDDFLDSMHTGVTDTNLRTYPNGVERLLATLAQAVQVQLDRQRLDQIITLIDVWSRKGSCHELAARGRLSWVDA; from the coding sequence TTGGGCGAGAAGAATAACTTCACGCAACTCATCGATGCGCTTCGTCCAATGATGAAAGGCACCCGCAAGCTTGGCGAGTTCACCGCATTCGTCATTGACCTGGGACTCGTACCAGCACCTGACAGGGGTGATGAACGGACAGCTATCAATCTGCGTACGGTCTCCACATGGAAGGGGTATGCGAACGGCTCGTATCCGATGAAGCCGGACTTTGCAGGTGAACTTGCTGGAAGGTGGGATGAAGAAGAATTTTCCTCGAACCTTCTCCAGTGGTATCAAGAGCCCGTTCTCAACGAGCTCGCCGACAGGCTCAGTCGCATCGACCCGAGGATTAGCAAGGGCAATGTTGGACGCGGTCTTGGTGTACTCATCCGCGAAGTCTTCGTCTCTATCCGTGACGCGGCTCCGTCGCCTCTTGAGGTTTCACTTGACCTGCCCGCACCCGCGCCACAGTCGGGTGCTCCGTATATTGATGAGAAAACCAATCGGCTGCGTCTTGGTGATCAATCGGTGGGGCTTCCGCTGAAGAAGAACGTTCCCGAACACATTCAGCCCAAGGAACTCATCTACGTCGCTGCCTTACTGCACGCTTACTGCGAAGGATTGACCACCAGCAATCCAGAACCGGTGATTGACGATATTCCGCCACGCTGGTCGGCTCATTTCCAAGACCAACGCAAAGCTTTCTACAGCGCCGAATGGGTACGAGAAGTCTCATGGAGCTGTGTCCATGAGGGCAAGGCCATGTTTGACGATTTCCTTGACAGCATGCACACCGGAGTCACCGATACGAACCTGCGCACCTACCCAAACGGTGTCGAACGACTCCTGGCCACCCTAGCCCAAGCTGTTCAAGTCCAACTCGATCGTCAGCGGCTCGATCAAATCATCACCCTCATCGACGTGTGGAGCCGTAAAGGCTCATGTCACGAACTGGCCGCACGAGGCAGATTGTCGTGGGTGGACGCATGA
- a CDS encoding sigma factor-like helix-turn-helix DNA-binding protein: MGFIIYTSVAGDPIVVEAEDRWVEIVADLDRQEANSDHNYRRQDRRGVKFCSWDAYNAYGNQEAGATPSAQDIVCENEIATEHEQAIRAVGELLVDLIEKLPPVQREVFIAVHIQQRPAVEVAASRGVSKAVISKTLKKATERLREGLIAGGGVTPAIFVAFL, encoded by the coding sequence ATGGGATTCATTATCTACACGTCCGTTGCTGGTGACCCGATTGTTGTTGAGGCTGAGGATCGGTGGGTTGAGATCGTTGCTGATCTTGACCGGCAAGAAGCCAACAGCGATCACAACTACCGGCGTCAAGACCGCAGAGGCGTCAAGTTCTGTTCGTGGGATGCCTATAACGCCTACGGCAACCAGGAAGCCGGAGCCACGCCATCGGCGCAAGATATCGTGTGCGAGAACGAAATTGCTACCGAGCACGAACAAGCTATCCGTGCTGTTGGAGAGTTGCTTGTTGATCTGATCGAGAAGCTGCCGCCTGTACAGCGGGAAGTGTTCATCGCCGTCCACATCCAACAGCGTCCTGCAGTGGAAGTGGCAGCTAGTCGTGGTGTGTCGAAAGCGGTGATCTCGAAAACGTTGAAGAAAGCCACTGAACGCCTGCGTGAGGGGCTGATCGCGGGGGGGGGGGTAACTCCAGCGATCTTTGTGGCCTTCCTGTGA